From Anopheles arabiensis isolate DONGOLA chromosome 3, AaraD3, whole genome shotgun sequence, a single genomic window includes:
- the LOC120902214 gene encoding phenoloxidase-activating factor 1-like — protein MVPSSLPKTSQMVHITKFWWLMLFLVGVAFGQRRVNQACILANGSSGRCIRIGECSKIVELTTRNVLYSWETQQIRAVLRACESDESSSDPIVCCESAQSTPTRRTLNSGVAPTTTTAASTTPIATTRRPTRVRVTTQRSTTARRRTPTTVRTRSTTIRLDHFKDVLPARCGEQRPSWNVWSDIEDDDNIHVWAVYLEIQRPKSTTKGRCVGTLIHERYVLTAAHCVHNLKLENIKLYFGLFLISTLAQCLADRVCQERRAAELIVHQDYNSHARLNDIALIRVNEAVQFTDDVRPACLPLDYLFDESLANDSRVLSLGWGEYQQGTMSDSKRIVALNVIEQEECGEQLRKWQRFNASMLFSVMCTVGVQAGQDVCQGDSGAPILQLKDGRFFLVGVVSFGPKCGMSTGKAGMSMRVSEYKNWILTNLKRIDGGS, from the exons ATGGTGCCCTCTAGCCTTCCAAAAACGTCACAAATGGTACACATAACCAAGTTTTGGTGGCTGATGCTATTTTTGGTTGGTGTTGCCTTCGGACAGCGGCGAGTGAATCAGGCGTGCATTCTAGCGAATGGGAGTTCCGGACGGTGCATCCGTATTGGCGAGTGTTCCAAGATAGTGGAGCTGACGACCCGAAATGTGCTATATTCGTGGGAAACGCAACAGATAAGGGCGGTGTTGCGTGCCTGCGAAAGTGATGAGAGCTCATCCGACCCGATC GTTTGTTGTGAATCCGCGCAATCAACGCCAACAAGACGTACACTGAACAGTGGTGTAGCACCCACTACTACCACTGCAGCAAGCACTACGCCTATTGCGACCACGAGAAGACCCACTCGTGTGCGAGTTACTACGCAACGCAGCACAACGGCGAGAAGACGGACGCCTACTACCGTGCGTACAAGAAGCACCACAATCCGTTTGGACCACTTTAAGGATGTGTTGCCGGCACGTTGTGGTGAACAGCGGCCTTCATGGAACGTCTGGTCAGACATTGAGGACGATGATAACATCCACGTGTGGGCCGTTTACTTGGAGATTCAGCGTCCGAAGAGCACCACCAAGGGACGATGTGTGGGAACCTTGATCCACGAACGGTACGTCCTAACCGCAGCACACTGTGTCCACAACTTGAAGTTGGAAAA TATCAAACTGTACTTCGGACTGTTCTTGATCAGTACGCTGGCTCAGTGTCTAGCCGATCGTGTGTGCCAGGAACGGCGGGCAGCAGAACTGATCGTCCATCAGGATTATAACTCTCATGCCCGATTGAATGATATCGCACTCATCAGGGTTAACGAAGCCGTTCAATTCACAGATGATGTCAGACCCGCCTGTCTACCTTTGGACTATCTGTTTGACGAAAGTTTAGCGAATGACTCACGAGTGCTTTCGCTCGGTTGGGGTGAATACCAACAAG GTACAATGAGCGATTCTAAACGAATCGTGGCGCTCAATGTAATCGAACAGGAGGAATGTGGCGAGCAGCTAAGAAAATGGCAACGATTTAACGCATCCATGCTCTTCAGTGTCATGTGTACGGTTGGTGTGCAAGCCGGCCAGGACGTTTGCCAAGGTGACTCGGGTGCTCCGATACTGCAGTTGAAGGATGGTCGATTCTTTTTGGTCGGTGTGGTCAGCTTCGGTCCCAAATGTGGTATGAGCACGGGCAAGGCCGGTATGTCGATGCGGGTATCAGAGTACAAAAATTGGATTCTTACCAATTTGAAGCGAATCGATGGTGGGagttag
- the LOC120902213 gene encoding CLIP domain-containing serine protease B15-like isoform X1, with product MVHTVMFWWLVVFLVKAVLAQRRINQACILTNGRSGQCIRIGECSKIAELTTRNVLYSWEMQQIRAVLRACESDESSSDPIVCCESAQSTPTRRRLNKAVASTAATSTTTRTTTTTTSSTTASYPSTTTTGRRVTLHRDTTTISPTYAAGFTTSIMPDTTPNSTPAKFAIRGIFDLKTSSSTIHSDHFKDVLPAHCGELSPLALVYSEVEDEENVHVWAVYLEIQRSKSTTKGRCVGTLIHERYVLTAAHCVHNLKLENIKLYFGLFLISTLGQCLADRVCQERRAAELIVHQNYNSHARLNDIALIRVSEAVQFTKDVKPACLPFNYLFDESLASPRVLSLGWGEYQQGTMSDSKRIVQLEIIKEDECGEQLKKWQRFNISMISSVMCTVGVLAGQDVCEGDSGAPIVQIRNDRYFVIGVVSFGPKCGMGTGIAGMSTRVSEYKNWILTNMNRHLI from the exons ATGGTACATACAGTCATGTTTTGGTGGCTGGTGGTGTTTCTAGTTAAAGCTGTGCTTGCACAGCGACGAATAAATCAGGCGTGCATTCTAACGAATGGAAGATCTGGACAATGCATCCGTATTGGCGAGTGTTCCAAGATAGCGGAGCTGACGACCCGAAATGTGCTATATTCGTGGGAAATGCAGCAGATAAGGGCGGTGTTGCGTGCCTGCGAAAGTGATGAGAGCTCATCCGACCCAATT GTTTGTTGTGAATCAGCGCAGTCGACACCCACTAGACGTAGATTAAATAAAGCAGTAGCATCAACTGCTGCTACTTCAACAACTACAAGaacaacaactactactactagtagTACAACGGCTTCTTATCCATCTACCACAACAACAGGGCGACGAGTTACCTTGCATCGCGACACAACGACGATAAGTCCGACATATGCTGCAGGATTCACAACTTCTATTATGCCTGATACTACGCCTAATTCTACGCCTGCTAAGTTTGCAATAAGAGGAATATTTGACTTGAAAACATCCAGCTCCACAATCCATTCGGACCACTTCAAGGATGTGCTTCCGGCACATTGTGGTGAGTTATCGCCCTTGGCACTCGTCTATTCCGAAGTGGAAGACGAAGAGAACGTCCACGTGTGGGCCGTGTACTTAGAGATTCAGCGCTCCAAGAGCACCACCAAGGGACGATGTGTAGGGACCTTGATCCATGAACGGTACGTCCTAACCGCAGCACACTGTGTCCACAACTTGAAGTTGGAAAA TATCAAACTGTACTTCGGACTGTTCTTGATCAGCACGCTGGGGCAGTGTCTAGCCGATCGTGTATGCCAGGAACGGCGGGCAGCAGAACTGATCGTTCATCAGAATTATAATTCTCATGCCCGATTGAATGATATCGCACTCATCAGGGTAAGCGAAGCCGTTCAATTCACCAAGGACGTCAAGCCCGCCTGTCTACCATTTAACTATCTGTTCGACGAGAGTTTGGCTAGTCCACGGGTGCTTTCGCTCGGTTGGGGTGAATACCAACAAG GTACAATGAGCGATTCAAAACGCATCGTGCAGCTGGAAATAATCAAAGAGGACGAATGTGGTGAACAGCTCAAGAAGTGGCAACGATTTAACATCTCTATGATCTCCAGCGTCATGTGTACGGTCGGTGTGCTGGCCGGGCAAGACGTTTGCGAAGGTGATTCAGGAGCACCGATAGTACAGATCCGGAACGACCGCTACTTTGTGATCGGTGTGGTCAGCTTCGGTCCCAAATGTGGTATGGGCACGGGCATCGCCGGTATGTCGACGCGCGTGTCAGAATACAAAAATTGGATTCTAACCAACATGAATCGTCATCTGATTTAA
- the LOC120902213 gene encoding CLIP domain-containing serine protease B15-like isoform X2: MPDTTPNSTPAKFAIRGIFDLKTSSSTIHSDHFKDVLPAHCGELSPLALVYSEVEDEENVHVWAVYLEIQRSKSTTKGRCVGTLIHERYVLTAAHCVHNLKLENIKLYFGLFLISTLGQCLADRVCQERRAAELIVHQNYNSHARLNDIALIRVSEAVQFTKDVKPACLPFNYLFDESLASPRVLSLGWGEYQQGTMSDSKRIVQLEIIKEDECGEQLKKWQRFNISMISSVMCTVGVLAGQDVCEGDSGAPIVQIRNDRYFVIGVVSFGPKCGMGTGIAGMSTRVSEYKNWILTNMNRHLI, translated from the exons ATGCCTGATACTACGCCTAATTCTACGCCTGCTAAGTTTGCAATAAGAGGAATATTTGACTTGAAAACATCCAGCTCCACAATCCATTCGGACCACTTCAAGGATGTGCTTCCGGCACATTGTGGTGAGTTATCGCCCTTGGCACTCGTCTATTCCGAAGTGGAAGACGAAGAGAACGTCCACGTGTGGGCCGTGTACTTAGAGATTCAGCGCTCCAAGAGCACCACCAAGGGACGATGTGTAGGGACCTTGATCCATGAACGGTACGTCCTAACCGCAGCACACTGTGTCCACAACTTGAAGTTGGAAAA TATCAAACTGTACTTCGGACTGTTCTTGATCAGCACGCTGGGGCAGTGTCTAGCCGATCGTGTATGCCAGGAACGGCGGGCAGCAGAACTGATCGTTCATCAGAATTATAATTCTCATGCCCGATTGAATGATATCGCACTCATCAGGGTAAGCGAAGCCGTTCAATTCACCAAGGACGTCAAGCCCGCCTGTCTACCATTTAACTATCTGTTCGACGAGAGTTTGGCTAGTCCACGGGTGCTTTCGCTCGGTTGGGGTGAATACCAACAAG GTACAATGAGCGATTCAAAACGCATCGTGCAGCTGGAAATAATCAAAGAGGACGAATGTGGTGAACAGCTCAAGAAGTGGCAACGATTTAACATCTCTATGATCTCCAGCGTCATGTGTACGGTCGGTGTGCTGGCCGGGCAAGACGTTTGCGAAGGTGATTCAGGAGCACCGATAGTACAGATCCGGAACGACCGCTACTTTGTGATCGGTGTGGTCAGCTTCGGTCCCAAATGTGGTATGGGCACGGGCATCGCCGGTATGTCGACGCGCGTGTCAGAATACAAAAATTGGATTCTAACCAACATGAATCGTCATCTGATTTAA
- the LOC120902215 gene encoding CLIP domain-containing serine protease 14D-like: MGNGFIVLLCIIQLSFAQGKVSFGRGPSCRTSTGTQGWCVGLKHCPKLKVIDEKPYISRHEMHLLIGASGACPVNSEQYCCAEADIRRRSRTTVMVPMPEPDEDNSILDSDSCLQTHLGMDSGSIGRASLDSSFGVFIAYKGRRSRCAGSLITPEYVLTAAHCVKKPQGMLLYVSALHVKHDTVSGGYQGDVEPMYVREAIIHEQYNTTTRDHDIALLRLNGSITQEGNSPSPICIPMGKKHDPVASVGYTLSCFGWGLNAYGKPNDSKQWMTLERISLELCQARMDSLRVALAGRVIISERNICTITITGNDAFSGFSGGPLMYRKDGTWYLIGLINYGVGATSSEFPVVSLNVQQYTDWILDNIQQRH; the protein is encoded by the exons ATGGGAAACGGTTTTATTGTACTACTCTGCATAATACAGCTGTCTTTTGCCCAAGGGAAAGTGTCGTTTGGGCGTGGACCATCGTGCAGAACTTCTACCGGAACGCAGGGAtggtgtgtgggtttgaaACACTGTCCCAAGCTGAAGGTGATCGACGAGAAACCGTACATAAGTCGTCACGAGATGCATCTGCTTATTGGTGCTTCCGGCGCTTGTCCAGTGAATTCGGAG CAATATTGCTGTGCCGAAGCAGACATTCGTCGGCGCAGCAGGACCACGGTGATGGTACCGATGCCAGAACCGGACGAGGACAATTCCATACTCGACTCGGACAGCTGTCTGCAGACGCACCTCGGAATGGACAGTGGATCGATTGGGCGCGCATCGCTTGATTCTTCGTTTGGTGTGTTTATAGCCTACAAGGGTAGGAGAAGTCGATGCGCGGGAAGCTTGATTACACCCGAGTATGTACTAACAGCGGCACATTGTGTTAAGAAACCGCAAGG GATGTTGTTGTATGTCAGTGCGCTGCACGTTAAGCACGACACAGTGTCGGGTGGTTACCAGGGAGATGTTGAGCCAATGTACGTGCGGGAGGCAATTATTCACGAGCAgtacaacaccaccacacgTGATCATGATATTGCGTTGCTGCGGCTAAACGGAAGCATTACGCAGGAAGGTAACTCACCCAGCCCGATCTGTATTCCGATGGGGAAGAAGCATGATCCAGTTGCTTCCGTTGGATACACACTTAGCTGCTTCGGTTGGGGTCTTAATGCTTACG GAAAGCCCAATGACAGCAAGCAGTGGATGACACTGGAACGTATCTCGCTGGAACTGTGCCAGGCAAGGATGGACTCGTTGAGAGTGGCCCTGGCCGGGAGGGTGATCATTTCGGAACGAAATATCTGCACTATTACCATCACTGGGAATGACGCATTTTCGGGCTTTTCCGGGGGTCCGCTGATGTATCGGAAGGATGGCACCTGGTACTTGATTGGGTTGATTAATTATGGAGTCGGTGCCACGAGCAGTGAGTTCCCGGTAGTTTCCTTAAACGTTCAACAGTACACGGACTGGATCTTGGACAACATTCAACAACGGCACTGA